In one window of Halomarina pelagica DNA:
- a CDS encoding cysteine hydrolase family protein encodes MEFDPDHAAVVVVDMQNGFCHPDGSLYAPGSEDAIEPVSRLVERAREAGARVVFTRDVHPPEQFEGNHYYDEFERWGEHVVEGTWETEIVEELPVEADDHVVTKHTYDAFYNTDLEGWLRAHGVRDLLICGTLANVCVLHTAGSAGLRDFRPVVVEDAVGHIEEGHREYALEHADWLFGEVRAMDEIEFARP; translated from the coding sequence ATGGAGTTCGATCCCGATCACGCGGCGGTCGTCGTCGTGGACATGCAGAACGGGTTCTGTCACCCCGACGGGAGCCTCTACGCGCCGGGGAGCGAGGACGCGATCGAACCCGTCTCCCGCCTCGTGGAGCGGGCCCGCGAGGCCGGCGCGCGCGTCGTCTTCACCCGCGACGTCCACCCGCCCGAGCAGTTCGAGGGGAACCACTACTACGACGAGTTCGAGCGCTGGGGCGAGCACGTCGTCGAGGGGACCTGGGAGACCGAAATCGTCGAGGAACTCCCCGTCGAGGCGGACGACCACGTCGTGACGAAGCACACCTACGACGCCTTCTACAACACCGACCTGGAGGGGTGGCTGCGCGCCCACGGGGTCCGCGACCTGCTCATCTGCGGGACGCTCGCGAACGTCTGCGTCCTCCACACCGCCGGGAGCGCCGGCCTGCGCGACTTCCGCCCGGTCGTCGTGGAGGACGCCGTCGGCCACATCGAGGAGGGCCACCGCGAGTACGCGCTCGAACACGCGGACTGGCTCTTCGGCGAGGTCCGGGCGATGGACGAGATCGAGTTCGCTCGCCCCTAG
- a CDS encoding lipoate--protein ligase family protein — translation MRVLRGRAETVEADRAVTRTLCADAAETGERAVRAWTPHRQVAFGRRDAGAPGYERARAAAEARGFEAHVRPVGGRAVAYTGTTVAFARVEPLDDPREGLAARYDAMTRDVKRALATLGVDATEGEPPDSFCPGAHSLQAGGKLVGIAQRVRRGAALTAGICVTDDRAAVADVLDPVYDALGVPFDPESVGSVARAAGRPVEPREVIEALEAALVGDGAARVETLSP, via the coding sequence GTGCGCGTCCTGAGGGGACGAGCGGAGACGGTCGAGGCGGACCGGGCGGTGACGCGGACGCTCTGTGCCGACGCCGCCGAGACGGGCGAGCGGGCGGTGCGGGCGTGGACGCCCCACCGGCAGGTGGCGTTCGGGCGGCGCGACGCGGGCGCGCCGGGGTACGAGCGCGCGAGGGCGGCCGCCGAAGCGCGCGGGTTCGAGGCCCACGTGCGACCCGTCGGCGGGCGGGCGGTCGCCTACACCGGGACGACGGTCGCGTTCGCCCGCGTCGAACCGCTGGATGACCCGCGCGAGGGGCTGGCGGCGCGCTACGACGCGATGACGCGCGACGTGAAGCGCGCGCTCGCGACGCTCGGAGTCGACGCGACGGAGGGCGAACCCCCCGACTCCTTCTGTCCCGGTGCGCACTCCCTGCAGGCGGGGGGGAAGCTGGTGGGGATCGCCCAGCGCGTCCGGCGGGGCGCGGCGCTCACGGCCGGCATCTGCGTCACGGACGACCGGGCGGCCGTCGCGGACGTACTCGACCCGGTGTACGACGCGCTCGGCGTCCCCTTCGACCCGGAGAGCGTCGGGAGCGTCGCCCGCGCGGCGGGACGACCCGTGGAACCGAGGGAGGTGATCGAGGCGCTGGAGGCGGCGCTGGTGGGGGACGGCGCGGCGCGGGTCGAAACGCTCTCGCCCTGA
- a CDS encoding PaaI family thioesterase: MSDEELPPAAKQFVQRHIEEEHGYLSWLGTTVEEFTYDSITLRVPYDDKLTNPTSPPTMHGGVAATLIDTAGGIALRPSLEDPIAGGVATINLNVNYLRRAAGDVTARAEVIRAGGSVGVSQVAVESETPNDGVKPVAVGQGAYRLFQG, from the coding sequence ATGTCGGACGAGGAACTCCCGCCCGCGGCCAAGCAGTTCGTCCAGCGGCACATCGAGGAGGAACACGGCTACCTCTCGTGGCTGGGGACGACCGTCGAGGAGTTCACCTACGACTCCATCACGCTCCGGGTCCCTTACGACGACAAACTCACAAATCCCACGTCGCCCCCAACGATGCACGGTGGCGTCGCGGCCACGCTGATCGATACGGCCGGCGGCATCGCCCTGCGCCCCTCGCTCGAGGACCCGATCGCCGGCGGCGTCGCCACCATCAACCTCAACGTCAACTACCTCCGGCGCGCGGCGGGGGACGTGACCGCCCGCGCCGAGGTCATCCGGGCGGGCGGGAGCGTCGGGGTGAGCCAGGTGGCAGTCGAGAGCGAGACGCCGAACGACGGGGTGAAGCCCGTCGCGGTGGGACAGGGGGCCTACCGGCTGTTTCAGGGCTGA
- a CDS encoding ABC transporter permease, which translates to MTSKRFVIKRLLLLVPVLFGVATLVFAILHLAPGDPARIIAGQRASQAQVAAVRRELGLNDPIWIQYARFLLDAAQFDFGRSYQIARGTPVREVLVDRLPVTIELALYGQFIGIVLGIPLGVLSAVKQDSLTDHLTRIGALSGISIPIFWSGPLLILLFATYLGWFPTSGRIGSTIFLPETWTLFGTELPLTGMVTVDTLLLGRFDAFVSAAHHLFLPAAVIGIYSMALLSRMMRSSMLEVVRQDYMRTARAKGQGAKITVMKHGFKNALIPVVTVIGIQFGTLLGGAVLTETVFGIGGIGTLLVSAIGATDYPLVQGTVLVFALLFTLVNLGVDVTYSYLDPRIDQ; encoded by the coding sequence ATGACCTCGAAGCGATTCGTCATCAAGCGGCTGCTGCTGCTCGTCCCGGTGCTGTTCGGAGTGGCGACGCTCGTCTTCGCCATCCTGCACCTCGCACCCGGCGACCCCGCCCGGATCATCGCCGGCCAGCGCGCCTCGCAGGCGCAGGTCGCGGCGGTCAGGCGGGAACTCGGACTGAACGACCCCATCTGGATCCAGTACGCCAGATTCCTGCTCGACGCCGCCCAGTTCGACTTCGGCAGGTCCTACCAGATCGCACGCGGGACGCCCGTTCGCGAGGTGCTCGTCGACCGCCTGCCCGTCACCATCGAACTCGCGCTCTACGGGCAGTTCATCGGCATCGTCCTCGGCATCCCGCTCGGCGTGCTGAGCGCCGTCAAGCAGGACTCGCTGACGGACCACCTCACCCGGATCGGGGCGCTCTCGGGCATCTCGATTCCGATCTTCTGGAGCGGCCCGCTGCTCATCCTGCTCTTTGCGACCTACCTCGGGTGGTTCCCGACGAGCGGCCGCATCGGGTCGACGATCTTCCTTCCCGAGACGTGGACGCTGTTCGGGACGGAACTCCCCCTGACGGGGATGGTGACCGTCGACACGCTGCTGCTGGGGCGGTTCGACGCGTTCGTCTCCGCCGCCCACCACCTGTTCCTGCCCGCGGCGGTCATCGGCATCTACTCCATGGCGCTGCTCTCGCGGATGATGCGCTCGTCGATGCTCGAGGTCGTCCGGCAGGACTACATGCGGACCGCCCGGGCGAAGGGCCAGGGCGCGAAGATCACGGTCATGAAACACGGCTTCAAGAACGCGCTCATCCCGGTCGTGACCGTTATCGGCATCCAGTTCGGGACGCTCCTCGGTGGGGCCGTCCTCACGGAGACGGTGTTCGGCATCGGCGGCATCGGCACGCTCCTCGTCTCGGCCATCGGCGCGACCGACTACCCGCTCGTGCAGGGGACCGTCCTCGTCTTCGCGCTGCTGTTCACGCTCGTGAACCTCGGCGTCGACGTCACCTACAGCTACCTCGACCCGCGGATCGACCAATGA
- a CDS encoding dihydroorotase, with the protein MLIKDATLADGRVRDVRIEGGRIETVGRNLNGVADVDAAGRLLLPGMIDVHVHFRQPGFPHKETWETGSRSAAAGGVTTVVDQPNTDPPTVTGEAFDEKATLARASLVDYGVNGGVTPAWEPDSLFERPLFALGEVFLADSTGDMGIGADLFGEAVERATDRGVGVTVHAEDATLFSADARERDDPDAWSAYRTAEAERVAVERACEVAREAGARIHVAHTSTPEGVDAAAAAGMTCEVTPHHLFLSRDDYDRLGTLGRMNPPLRSEERRIELLERLADGAVDVVATDHAPHTREEKDASVWDAPSGVPGVETALPLLLEAARRDLLSYERVRDVTAANPAAIFDLPRKGRVEAGRDADLVLVDPDASREIRGDDLHSKCGWTPFEGMAGVFPEWTMVRGEFVYRRDGGERFGEAIGENVRTRERATRAR; encoded by the coding sequence ATGCTCATCAAGGACGCCACTCTCGCCGACGGGCGCGTGCGCGACGTCCGGATCGAGGGCGGCCGCATCGAGACGGTCGGGCGCAACCTCAACGGCGTGGCCGACGTCGACGCGGCGGGCAGGCTCCTCCTGCCGGGGATGATCGACGTGCACGTCCACTTCCGCCAGCCCGGCTTCCCGCACAAGGAGACGTGGGAGACGGGCAGCAGGAGCGCCGCCGCCGGCGGGGTGACGACGGTCGTGGACCAGCCGAACACCGACCCGCCGACGGTGACCGGCGAGGCGTTCGACGAGAAGGCGACCCTCGCGCGCGCGTCGCTCGTCGACTACGGCGTCAACGGCGGCGTCACGCCCGCCTGGGAGCCGGACTCGCTGTTCGAACGACCGCTGTTCGCGCTCGGCGAGGTGTTCCTCGCCGACTCGACGGGCGACATGGGCATCGGCGCGGACCTGTTCGGCGAGGCCGTCGAGCGCGCGACCGACCGCGGCGTCGGCGTCACCGTCCACGCCGAGGACGCGACGCTGTTCAGCGCGGACGCGCGGGAGCGCGACGACCCCGACGCCTGGAGCGCGTACCGGACGGCCGAGGCAGAGCGCGTCGCCGTCGAGCGCGCCTGCGAGGTCGCCCGCGAGGCGGGCGCGCGGATCCACGTCGCCCACACGAGCACGCCGGAGGGCGTCGACGCGGCCGCGGCCGCGGGCATGACCTGCGAGGTGACGCCCCACCACCTCTTCCTCTCGCGGGACGACTACGACCGCCTCGGCACGCTCGGGCGGATGAACCCGCCGCTGCGGAGCGAGGAGCGCCGGATCGAACTCCTCGAACGCCTCGCCGACGGGGCCGTGGACGTGGTCGCCACCGACCACGCGCCCCACACCCGCGAGGAGAAGGACGCGAGCGTCTGGGACGCGCCGAGCGGCGTCCCCGGCGTCGAGACCGCCCTCCCGCTCCTGCTCGAGGCCGCCCGCCGGGACCTGCTCTCCTACGAGCGCGTCCGGGACGTCACCGCGGCGAACCCCGCCGCGATCTTCGACCTGCCGCGCAAGGGTCGCGTGGAGGCGGGGCGCGACGCCGACCTCGTGCTCGTCGACCCGGACGCCTCCAGGGAGATCCGCGGCGACGACCTCCACTCGAAGTGCGGGTGGACCCCCTTCGAGGGGATGGCCGGGGTCTTCCCCGAGTGGACGATGGTGCGCGGGGAGTTCGTCTACCGGCGCGACGGAGGAGAGCGGTTCGGCGAGGCGATCGGGGAGAACGTGAGAACCCGGGAGCGCGCTACGCGAGCGCGATAA
- a CDS encoding ABC transporter permease, translating into MSTETDTRTTRTRGPLERLLASPFVSELLSNRLAVVGLGIILTIVATALYARFVLVAPDPSLLTRSPAAFFGELVTADLSPLMQSRLGSHPNKAPPGWMGPGPATQYLFGTDVAARDIYERTLYGAWLAMKYGTITVGLSTALGITLGIVAAYYGDVADNVIMRTMDVFLAFPSLLLALALVAIFGAGLWKAVLALTLVYTPRFARVVRGTALKVLEDEYVDATVALGASDPRVLFRHVLPNCLAPITVQSTLNFGLAIIDLAALSFLGFGAEAGTPSWGIMLAKGVENGLLTGQWWMSFFPGLFLAITVLGFNLLGDGMRDALDPRMRETVD; encoded by the coding sequence ATGAGTACGGAAACGGACACACGGACGACGCGAACGCGCGGCCCGCTGGAGCGGTTGCTGGCCTCGCCGTTCGTCTCGGAACTGCTCTCGAACCGCCTCGCCGTCGTCGGCCTGGGGATCATCCTGACGATAGTCGCGACCGCGCTCTACGCGCGGTTCGTGCTGGTCGCGCCCGACCCGTCGCTGCTGACCCGCTCCCCGGCGGCCTTCTTCGGGGAACTGGTCACGGCCGACCTCTCTCCGCTCATGCAGTCGCGACTCGGGTCGCACCCGAACAAGGCCCCGCCGGGGTGGATGGGTCCCGGCCCGGCCACTCAGTACCTCTTCGGGACGGACGTCGCCGCCCGCGACATCTACGAGCGCACCCTCTACGGGGCGTGGCTCGCGATGAAGTACGGAACGATCACGGTCGGTCTCTCGACCGCGCTCGGCATCACGCTCGGCATCGTCGCCGCCTACTACGGCGACGTGGCGGACAACGTGATCATGCGGACGATGGACGTCTTCCTCGCGTTCCCCTCGCTGCTGCTCGCGCTCGCGCTCGTCGCCATCTTCGGTGCCGGCCTCTGGAAGGCCGTCCTCGCGCTCACGCTCGTCTACACGCCGCGGTTCGCCCGCGTCGTCCGCGGGACCGCGCTCAAGGTGCTCGAGGACGAGTACGTGGACGCCACGGTCGCGCTCGGCGCGTCCGACCCGCGCGTGCTGTTCCGGCACGTCCTGCCGAACTGCCTCGCGCCCATCACCGTCCAGTCGACGCTCAACTTCGGGCTGGCGATCATCGACCTCGCGGCGCTGTCGTTCCTCGGCTTCGGGGCGGAGGCCGGCACCCCCTCGTGGGGGATCATGCTCGCGAAGGGAGTCGAGAACGGCCTCCTCACCGGCCAGTGGTGGATGTCGTTCTTCCCCGGCCTGTTCCTCGCGATCACGGTGCTCGGGTTCAACCTCCTCGGCGACGGGATGCGCGACGCGCTCGACCCGCGCATGCGCGAGACGGTCGACTGA
- a CDS encoding DUF7268 family protein has protein sequence MATVALAVDPDRLAARARPRVRLVLGAALVGAAFGALATFGFALSSPLPAASARAFALGALAFGFGLLGWSGSVVLGRSVERVQRTLDTGTDWTEADSRRAMARIAAAGAGAMLAVAVTTTVLGALGTLDAVIALA, from the coding sequence GTGGCGACCGTCGCGCTGGCCGTCGACCCCGATCGCCTCGCGGCCCGGGCGCGTCCGCGCGTCCGTCTCGTCCTCGGGGCCGCCCTCGTCGGGGCCGCGTTCGGCGCGCTCGCGACGTTCGGGTTCGCGCTCTCGTCGCCGCTCCCGGCGGCCAGCGCGCGGGCGTTCGCGCTCGGGGCGCTGGCCTTCGGCTTCGGCCTGCTCGGCTGGTCCGGGTCGGTCGTGCTCGGGCGGTCCGTCGAGCGGGTCCAGCGGACGCTCGACACCGGCACCGACTGGACGGAGGCGGACTCCCGCCGGGCGATGGCGCGGATCGCCGCGGCGGGGGCGGGCGCGATGCTCGCGGTCGCGGTGACGACGACGGTACTCGGGGCGCTCGGGACGCTCGACGCGGTTATCGCGCTCGCGTAG
- a CDS encoding transcriptional regulator, whose amino-acid sequence MGDRTRTESGQYAETVTLSRVLRVFDQVEGPVITSSDVATILGCSTEAARQKLATLHDRGDVHRRTTGRTVVYWRDADATIDDAFDPDDPLFADPPIVTGGDPVAVEDIDDVLYGSIETDGDGETDASP is encoded by the coding sequence ATGGGCGACCGAACGCGCACGGAGTCGGGTCAGTACGCCGAGACCGTCACGCTCTCTCGCGTCCTGCGGGTCTTCGACCAGGTCGAGGGACCGGTCATCACGTCGAGCGACGTGGCGACGATCCTCGGGTGTTCGACGGAGGCGGCTCGTCAGAAGCTCGCCACCCTCCACGACCGCGGCGACGTCCACAGGCGGACGACGGGTCGAACGGTCGTCTACTGGCGCGACGCGGACGCGACGATCGACGACGCGTTCGACCCCGACGACCCGCTGTTCGCGGACCCGCCGATCGTCACGGGCGGCGATCCGGTCGCCGTCGAGGACATCGACGACGTGCTCTACGGTTCGATCGAAACGGACGGCGACGGCGAAACCGACGCGTCGCCATGA
- a CDS encoding ABC transporter substrate-binding protein, giving the protein MPTGDKYGRRTFLKAAGATAAAATLAGCAGGNGGDGNGDGDGNGNGGGGGSGGTLIWARGDHPTNYDPQQTTSGEVVKVTNQIFNQLIQFVPGGGGKLEAGLATDYELTETTATLTLREGVTFHNGDEFTADDFVATYRRFVDDSYQYYLGKESVTGKMSAYGPFTLGNWVKDVTADGKRSLTIELKQKYAPFLRNLAMFASSVLSKKQIEELGSDQQQLGANPVGTGPFTFDQMDNSNQRVLLRKNGEYWGDGPHVDQVVFRGIKENSTRAQAVVNGDAHVIDGIGAQASKQIKSADSATLLEKDGINVGYMAFNMARFEPFRKKKVRQAISYAVNTKVIVEEIYEGFATQADQPIPPNVLGYNDGVKPYPNDKQKAKKLLEEAGFGDGLTFQLATFSNPRGYNPSPLETAQQVKSDLADVGVTVEINQFSTFSSFLDFTSQGKHDACFLGWYTDNADPDNFFYALLHPQVEDSKVPGGQDWVSWDTKGMNTLNVAAWANPEYMTLVEKGQTTYDEGKRRTLYQQAGKLAHEEAPWVFIDYAKTLRGVNEAVDQSTYTVSSIGGPYLNTVKLKQ; this is encoded by the coding sequence ATGCCTACTGGTGACAAATATGGCCGGAGAACGTTCCTGAAGGCGGCGGGCGCGACGGCGGCGGCCGCGACGCTGGCGGGGTGTGCCGGCGGTAACGGTGGCGACGGTAACGGCGACGGCGACGGCAACGGTAACGGCGGTGGCGGCGGCAGCGGCGGTACCCTCATCTGGGCCCGCGGCGACCACCCGACGAACTACGACCCCCAGCAGACGACCAGCGGCGAGGTCGTGAAGGTCACCAACCAGATCTTCAACCAGCTCATCCAGTTCGTCCCCGGCGGCGGCGGGAAGCTCGAGGCCGGGCTGGCGACCGACTACGAACTGACGGAGACGACGGCCACGCTCACGCTCCGCGAGGGCGTCACCTTCCACAACGGCGATGAGTTCACCGCCGACGACTTCGTGGCGACCTACCGCCGGTTCGTCGACGACAGCTACCAGTACTACCTGGGCAAGGAGTCGGTCACCGGGAAGATGTCCGCCTACGGTCCCTTCACGCTCGGAAACTGGGTGAAGGACGTCACGGCCGACGGCAAGCGCTCGCTGACCATCGAACTGAAGCAGAAGTACGCGCCGTTCCTGCGGAACCTGGCGATGTTCGCCTCCTCGGTGCTCTCGAAGAAGCAGATCGAGGAACTGGGTTCGGACCAGCAGCAACTCGGGGCGAACCCCGTCGGGACGGGCCCGTTCACGTTCGACCAGATGGACAACAGCAACCAGCGCGTCCTGCTCCGAAAGAACGGCGAGTACTGGGGCGACGGCCCCCACGTCGACCAGGTCGTGTTCAGGGGGATCAAGGAGAACTCGACGCGCGCGCAGGCGGTCGTCAACGGCGACGCGCACGTCATCGACGGGATCGGCGCGCAGGCCTCGAAGCAGATCAAGAGCGCCGACTCCGCGACGCTGCTGGAGAAGGACGGCATCAACGTCGGGTACATGGCGTTCAACATGGCCCGGTTCGAACCGTTCCGGAAGAAGAAGGTCAGGCAGGCGATCAGCTACGCCGTCAACACGAAGGTCATCGTCGAGGAGATCTACGAGGGCTTCGCCACGCAGGCCGACCAGCCCATCCCGCCGAACGTCCTCGGGTACAACGACGGCGTGAAGCCGTACCCGAACGACAAGCAGAAGGCGAAGAAGCTGCTGGAGGAGGCGGGCTTCGGCGACGGTCTCACCTTCCAGCTGGCGACGTTCTCGAACCCCCGGGGGTACAACCCGTCGCCGCTCGAGACGGCCCAGCAGGTGAAATCCGACCTCGCGGACGTGGGCGTCACCGTCGAGATCAACCAGTTCTCGACGTTCTCGTCGTTCCTCGATTTCACCAGCCAGGGCAAGCACGACGCCTGCTTCCTCGGGTGGTACACCGACAACGCGGACCCGGACAACTTCTTCTACGCGCTGCTCCACCCGCAGGTGGAGGACTCGAAGGTCCCCGGCGGCCAGGACTGGGTCAGCTGGGACACGAAGGGGATGAACACGCTGAACGTCGCCGCGTGGGCCAACCCCGAGTACATGACGCTCGTCGAGAAGGGACAGACCACCTACGACGAGGGGAAGCGCCGGACGCTCTACCAGCAGGCGGGTAAGCTCGCCCACGAGGAGGCACCGTGGGTGTTCATCGACTACGCGAAGACGCTCCGCGGCGTCAACGAGGCGGTCGATCAGAGCACCTACACGGTCAGTTCCATCGGCGGACCGTACCTCAACACGGTCAAGCTCAAGCAGTAG
- a CDS encoding Hvo_1808 family surface protein: MRQSPAALVAAVLVVLAATGAVVPLVAGAPASGPPGDAPPEDPPADALGWEDGYWYNESIPVTAADGFNDTERDAVVSRSMARVERIRRLEFERRVPVEVVTRQQLRDRLATLAGPVSRADRLHQNVKYEALYMVGESTDALAVQRANRGATIGGYYDPRSGRIVLVSENATAPRIDEITLAQELFHALQDQRFDVDWQRGSTREAHNALDGIVEGDGNYVDYLYERRCEAEWNCLADSTAPPAAGDTAVANFGMYLLAFQPYSDGPPFVKAIHESGGWAAVNAVYENPPASTEQTIHPEKYGVDAPTNVTVADRSDDRWRPLDLEGSVDHAAFGEAGIFSMLWYPSYEASQRSGTVTNVVIPYAKPFNLGNDSRLDRLDPINYSHPASAGWDGDRLLPYVTDESRETNETGYVWKTAWDTERDAREFAAAYRKLLEYHDAERVGNATYRLPEDGGSGDAVHLVVRNKTVTIVNAPTVDDLSGVRTSVTVEPIEAGGGAGAGDGAENRTTNGTENRSNATDGGSGASGPGFGPPAALVALALVLVALLARARS; the protein is encoded by the coding sequence ATGCGACAGTCCCCGGCCGCGCTCGTCGCGGCGGTTCTCGTCGTCCTCGCCGCGACCGGCGCGGTCGTCCCTCTCGTCGCCGGAGCCCCCGCGAGCGGACCCCCCGGGGACGCGCCTCCCGAGGATCCCCCGGCGGACGCGCTCGGCTGGGAGGACGGCTACTGGTACAACGAGTCGATCCCCGTGACGGCGGCCGACGGGTTCAACGACACCGAACGCGACGCCGTCGTCTCGCGGTCGATGGCGCGGGTCGAACGGATCCGGCGGCTGGAGTTCGAGCGCCGCGTCCCCGTCGAGGTGGTCACCCGACAGCAGTTGCGCGACCGACTCGCGACGCTCGCCGGGCCGGTGAGCCGAGCGGACCGCCTCCACCAGAACGTGAAGTACGAGGCGCTGTACATGGTGGGCGAATCCACCGACGCGCTCGCCGTCCAGCGGGCCAATCGGGGGGCGACCATCGGCGGGTACTACGACCCGCGAAGCGGGCGCATCGTGCTCGTCTCCGAGAACGCCACCGCCCCGCGCATCGACGAGATCACGCTCGCCCAGGAGCTGTTCCACGCCCTGCAGGACCAGCGCTTCGACGTCGACTGGCAGCGGGGGTCCACCCGCGAGGCGCACAACGCCCTCGACGGCATCGTCGAGGGCGACGGCAACTACGTCGACTACCTCTACGAGCGACGCTGCGAGGCGGAGTGGAACTGCCTCGCAGACTCGACGGCCCCGCCCGCCGCGGGCGACACCGCCGTCGCCAACTTCGGGATGTACCTCCTCGCGTTCCAGCCGTACAGCGACGGCCCGCCGTTCGTGAAGGCCATCCACGAGAGCGGCGGCTGGGCGGCCGTCAACGCGGTCTACGAGAACCCGCCGGCGAGCACCGAGCAGACGATCCACCCCGAGAAGTACGGGGTGGACGCGCCGACGAACGTCACGGTCGCGGACCGCAGCGACGACCGCTGGCGACCGCTCGACCTGGAGGGGAGCGTCGACCACGCCGCGTTCGGCGAGGCGGGGATCTTCTCGATGCTCTGGTACCCCAGCTACGAGGCGTCCCAGCGCTCCGGCACCGTCACGAACGTCGTGATCCCGTACGCGAAGCCGTTCAACCTCGGCAACGACAGCCGCCTCGACCGGCTCGACCCGATCAACTACTCACACCCCGCCAGCGCCGGCTGGGACGGCGACCGCCTGCTCCCGTACGTGACCGACGAGTCGCGGGAGACGAACGAGACGGGCTACGTCTGGAAGACGGCGTGGGACACCGAGCGCGACGCCCGCGAGTTCGCCGCGGCGTACCGGAAACTGCTCGAGTACCACGACGCCGAGCGCGTCGGCAACGCCACCTACCGCCTCCCGGAGGACGGCGGCTCCGGCGACGCCGTCCACCTCGTCGTCCGGAACAAGACGGTGACGATCGTCAACGCGCCGACGGTGGACGACCTCTCCGGCGTCCGCACGAGCGTCACGGTCGAGCCGATCGAGGCGGGCGGCGGGGCCGGGGCCGGAGACGGGGCGGAAAACCGAACGACGAACGGGACGGAGAACCGCTCTAACGCCACCGACGGCGGGTCGGGTGCGAGCGGTCCCGGCTTCGGACCGCCCGCCGCGCTCGTCGCGCTCGCGCTCGTCCTCGTCGCCCTCCTCGCCCGCGCCCGGTCGTGA
- a CDS encoding type II toxin-antitoxin system VapC family toxin, giving the protein MNAGDAADPPPRATPLFLDTGGIFAVLYDRANRHDEALAAWRAIHRGELPYRPLYVTSYALSELTTLMLRKATHADATRALAHVRESPNVTVVYPEAELFAATCEQFARYDDQQISFVDHLTAVAARERDVEHVFAFDSDFATLGLTRVPEDGER; this is encoded by the coding sequence ATGAACGCCGGCGACGCCGCGGACCCTCCGCCCCGAGCGACGCCGCTCTTTCTCGACACGGGTGGGATCTTCGCCGTCCTGTACGACCGGGCGAACCGTCACGACGAGGCGCTGGCGGCGTGGCGGGCGATTCACCGCGGGGAGTTGCCGTACCGTCCGCTCTACGTGACGAGCTACGCGCTGAGCGAGTTGACGACGCTCATGCTCCGGAAGGCGACCCACGCCGACGCGACGCGGGCGCTCGCCCACGTTCGGGAGTCGCCGAACGTCACCGTCGTCTACCCGGAGGCCGAACTGTTCGCCGCGACCTGCGAGCAGTTCGCCCGCTACGACGACCAGCAGATCTCGTTCGTCGACCACCTGACCGCCGTCGCGGCCCGGGAGCGCGACGTCGAGCACGTCTTCGCGTTCGATTCGGACTTCGCGACCCTCGGCCTCACTCGCGTGCCCGAGGACGGCGAACGCTGA